One genomic segment of Peromyscus leucopus breed LL Stock chromosome 23, UCI_PerLeu_2.1, whole genome shotgun sequence includes these proteins:
- the LOC114682218 gene encoding cytochrome c oxidase assembly protein COX19 has translation MSTAMNFGTKSFQPRPPDKGSFPLDHFGECKSFKEKFMKCLRDKNFENALCRNESKEYLMCRMQRQLMAPEPLEKLGFRDVMDEKPEAKDKC, from the exons ATGTCGACCGCAATGAACTTCGGGACCAAAAGCTTCCAGCCGCGGCCACCAGACAAAGGAAGCTTCCCGCTGGACCACTTCG gtgAATGTaaaagctttaaagaaaaattcatgaAGTGTCTCCGCGACAAGAATTTTGAAAATGCTTTGTGCAGAAATGAATCTAAAGAGTATTTGATGTGCAGGATGCAAAG gcagctgaTGGCCCCGGAACCACTGGAAAAGCTGGGGTTTAGAGATGTGATGGATGAGAAGCCGGAGGCCAAGGACAAATGTTGA